The genomic interval AGCGGCGAACTTGCGTACAAAGCTCCAGAGACAACACAGAGGACCCAGAAAACCCCTGGCCCACCGTGGCCGGGGGTCTTCTGGCGTGCCCACGACTCATCCCTCCCCGGCCCCACCGAACGGCCCGTCCGTGCGGACCAGAATCCCGGGGCAATCCGGATCGACCACCCCTGTGTAGTGATTCGTCCAGGAGTCCCGCCGGGCACGCGGCAACGGCGCTTCCACGAGCCGGCCGTCATGGATCATCCACAGGCGACTTCGTCCCGTCGGGTCAGCGGTTTCATGAAGTCTTCCGCGACCCTGAACCAACCGGGGACGCCAAAAACCCCCAACCGCAACCGGTTGGGGGTCTTCGTGCTGGTGGGGCTAACAGGATTTGAACCTGTGGCCTCATCCTTATCAGGGATGCGCTCTAACCAACTGAGCTATAGCCCCGCCGCGCTTTGCGGAGTGTGTCCCGCGCGCTGACTCCTGAAGATTAGCGCACGACATGGGCAGTCCCAAAATCGATAGTCACAGGACCGCCGGGAGGGGTTTCAACCCGCGTTCACCCGACTTCTCGCCCGTCCTGTCGTCCGCCTTCTCACTCGTCCTCGGCGAGCGTCAGCTCGATGCCGCCGACGAAGCCGGCGGAGAGGTTGTAGATGAACGCGCCGAGCGTCGCGAGGGCCGTGGCCAGGACGACGTCGATGACCGCGATGATCCCCGAGAACGTCAGGACGTGCGGGAGGGACAGGAAGGACTGCAGGTCGAAGCCGTTCGACTCGTTCGAGCCGGTCGCCTCCGAGATCGTGCCCCCGACCGTCGAGAAGACGCCCATCGCGTCCATGACCATCCACAGCACCGCGGACGCGACGACCGTGCAGATGCCCAGCGCGATGGAGAGCAGGAAGCTGACCTTCATCACCGACCACGGGTCGGCCTTGGCCACCCGCAGCCGCGCCTTACGGGTACGCGGCGCGGTACGCGCGCCCGTGCGCGGCCGCCGTACGGCACCGCTCTGAGCGGCGGCGGGCGCCTGCGTCGGGTAGGCCTGCGGCGGGTGGTACGGCCCCGCGGCCTGCTGCGGCTGACGCTCCCCCGGGAGGGGCGAACCCGGCAGCGGGGACCCCGCAGGCTGCGCGGCCGGTGCGGCGGGCTGGGCCGGTGCCTGGCCCTGAGCGGGTGCCTTGGCGCCCGGCGCGGCCGGGCCCGCCCCAGCGGACTGCTGCTGGGTCTGCGGACCTCGGGTGTCCGTCACAGTTCCCCCCTGGGATCCATGCGAGTCGGGCGAGTGCGCGTCCGTCTTCTTCACGTCGATCGCACGCAGTTGGGTCGTGTGCGGATCTGTCGCGTTCGCGGCGGAGCCACGGCCGCCGCCGTCCGTGTCCGTACCGGTCGATCCGGCGCCCGTGGCTCCGCTCACGATGACTCTCTCCTCGTGCTACTCGTCCGAGGGTGCGTCACCCTCGTCCGTGCCGGTGGTCGCGACACCCTCGGTGGTCTCGTCGGCGGCTTCGTCGCCGACGACTTCCTCCGCCTCGGGTCCCGCCTCGGCGTTACGAGCGATACCGACGACGGCATCGCGCTTGCCCAGGT from Streptomyces sp. NBC_01288 carries:
- a CDS encoding DUF3566 domain-containing protein; the encoded protein is MSGATGAGSTGTDTDGGGRGSAANATDPHTTQLRAIDVKKTDAHSPDSHGSQGGTVTDTRGPQTQQQSAGAGPAAPGAKAPAQGQAPAQPAAPAAQPAGSPLPGSPLPGERQPQQAAGPYHPPQAYPTQAPAAAQSGAVRRPRTGARTAPRTRKARLRVAKADPWSVMKVSFLLSIALGICTVVASAVLWMVMDAMGVFSTVGGTISEATGSNESNGFDLQSFLSLPHVLTFSGIIAVIDVVLATALATLGAFIYNLSAGFVGGIELTLAEDE